In Methanomicrobium antiquum, one DNA window encodes the following:
- a CDS encoding helix-turn-helix transcriptional regulator — translation MSEIEDEAFKLIQSNPKGILQSELWKLLNIDSRKCSRIVKKLTDADQIERIDHKSDGVKTYLLKAKKRAIEPELLLAGGDLLPCIGCEEECSVQDCPLLMDWMYQLAIEEFSEDTS, via the coding sequence ATGTCAGAAATTGAAGACGAAGCATTCAAACTTATTCAGTCAAATCCAAAGGGTATACTCCAGAGTGAGTTATGGAAACTTCTGAATATTGACAGCAGAAAGTGTTCAAGAATTGTAAAAAAGCTCACCGATGCTGATCAAATAGAAAGAATTGACCACAAGTCAGACGGAGTTAAAACATACCTTCTAAAAGCAAAAAAGCGGGCCATTGAACCTGAACTTTTGCTTGCCGGAGGTGACCTTCTCCCCTGCATCGGCTGTGAAGAAGAGTGCAGTGTTCAAGACTGCCCTCTTTTAATGGACTGGATGTATCAGCTTGCAATTGAAGAATTTTCAGAAGATACATCATAA